In one window of Macadamia integrifolia cultivar HAES 741 chromosome 2, SCU_Mint_v3, whole genome shotgun sequence DNA:
- the LOC122071962 gene encoding protein S-acyltransferase 8-like — MAKRVYQAWKGNNRFIFGGRLIFGPDARSLIVTIILIVVPIIIFCALVARHLRHSFSPYNAGYAILAVAIVFTIYVLVLLLATSARDPGIIPRASHPPEEEFCYESSASVDVGGRQTPSLQFPRTKEVMVNGRAVRVKYCDTCMLYRPPRCSHCSICNNCVERFDHHCPWVGQCIGLRNYRYFFMFVSSSTLLCIYVFAISALYIKILMDDNHGTVWEAMKESPAAVVLMVYCFISLWFVGGLTGFHLYLIGTNQTTYENFRYRADSRLNVHNLGCLNNFLEVFCTKIKPSRNNFRAFVQEEVPRLPMARTRDMEVEDSGGNPRAKVEDDLEIGGDLMKISQRRNFEELDEDIRGRGRNGQRLDTPDADLVLDSDQQAHAVRSEARHSSWNRRSGSWDVSPDILAMNSAFTEGRNYNTQKESQQ; from the exons AGGTTCATCTTTGGTGGGAGGTTGATATTTGGACCCGATGCCAGGTCACTGATAGTCACCATAATCCTTATAGTCGTTCCCATCATTATTTTCTGTGCGCTAGTGGCAAGGCATCTTCGCCATTCATTTTCACCATACAATGCAGGATACGCAATTCTGGCTGTAGCAATTGTCTTTACCATCTAT GTATTGGTGCTTCTTCTTGCCACGTCAGCCCGGGACCCAGGTATTATTCCACGTGCATCACATCCGCCTGAGGAAGAGTTCTGTTATGAATCTTCAGCTTCGGTTGATGTTGGTGGAAGGCAAACTCCAAGTCTACAATTCCCTCGCACCAAAGAAGTTATGGTTAATGGTAGAGCTGTGAGGGTGAAATACTGTGATACTTGTATGTTGTATCGTCCTCCCCGGTGCTCTCATTGCTCAATCTGTAACAACTGTGTGGAGCGATTCGATCATCATTGCCCTTGGGTTGGCCAGTGCATTGGATTG CGTAATTACCGTTACTTCTTTATGTTCGTTTCTTCATCAACTCTTCTTTGCATCTATGTGTTTGCCATATCAGCATTGTACATTAAGATACTCATGGATGACAATCATGGCACAGTTTGGGAGGCAATGAAAGAGTCTCCTGCAGCGGTGGTGCTCATGGTCTATTGCTTTATTTCTCTGTGGTTTGTTGGTGGTCTCACTGGCTTCCACTTATATCTTATTGGTACAAACCAG acAACGTACGAGAATTTCCGGTACAGAGCTGACAGCAGGCTAAATGTCCACAACCTTGGTTGCTTAAATAATTTCTTAGAAGTTTTCTGCACCAAGATAAAGCCTTCGAGGAACAATTTCCGTGCTTTCGTACAGGAGGAAGTGCCTAGACTTCCAATGGCCCGTACACGTGATATGGAAGTGGAAGATTCAGGTGGAAACCCACGTGCTAAGGTCGAAGATGATTTAGAGATAGGTGGAGACCTAATGAAGATCTCCCAGCGCCGTAACTTTGAAGAATTGGATGAAGACATTCGTGGCAGAGGCCGCAACGGTCAACGTCTTGATACTCCAGATGCTGACTTAGTTTTGGATTCAGACCAACAAGCTCATGCTGTTCGATCAGAGGCTCGCCACTCAAGTTGGAATAGGAGGAGTGGGAGCTGGGATGTATCACCTGATATTCTTGCCATGAACTCTGCATTCACCGAAGGCAGAAACTATAACACACAAAAGGAATCACAGCAGTAA